Proteins encoded by one window of Clostridium bornimense:
- a CDS encoding ABC-F family ATP-binding cassette domain-containing protein, producing MNLITLENISKSYSEKQIINNISFGINEGEKIGIIGVNGTGKSTLLKIVAGLDEFYDGKITRVNKLRCEYLPQDVDFNDEDKVLTAVFYGDTIEMKALREYENIVSKLSSGQGDYEELSNKLIEAQEPMDDLNLWDMEREAKTILTRLGITNFEEKVSNLSGGQKKRIALASALIRPCDLLILDEPTNHLDSETIGWLEEYLNSRKGSLLMITHDRYFLDRVTNRIIELDKGNLYSYDGNYSYFLEKKIERKELEKSSEEKRQNFLRNELKWVKRGAKARSTKQKARLDRFKEISEIKYDSEDQEVDFDIKGSRLGKKLVEINNVSKSFGDKKIVKDFSYILLRKDRIGIIGENGRGKSTLMNLIAGELSVDNGEIIRGETVKIGYFSQENRFIDSELRVIDYIREVGEYLETASGEKITASAMLEKFLFTPEIQYTEVKRLSGGEKRRLYLLRVLMSEPNILLLDEPTNDLDITTLTILEDYLDSFDGPVITVSHDRYFIDRICNKIFYFKSANEIDILHGGYNEYLLFRQLEEEKVSEIKEKKEKPKSEKALKFSFNEQREYETIDEVIENLEEKIKELDKSIEENASSYGTLNDLLKEKEQVEKELSEKYDRWTYLNELAEKIEQAKK from the coding sequence ATGAACTTAATTACTTTAGAGAATATAAGTAAAAGTTATAGTGAAAAACAAATAATTAATAATATATCTTTTGGTATTAATGAAGGTGAAAAGATAGGAATTATAGGGGTTAATGGAACGGGAAAATCGACTCTTTTAAAAATAGTAGCTGGATTAGATGAATTTTATGATGGTAAAATTACTAGAGTTAACAAATTAAGATGTGAGTATTTACCTCAAGATGTTGATTTTAATGATGAAGATAAAGTATTAACAGCAGTATTTTATGGAGATACTATTGAAATGAAAGCTCTTAGAGAATATGAAAATATTGTTTCTAAGTTATCTAGTGGACAAGGTGATTATGAGGAGTTAAGTAATAAACTAATAGAAGCTCAAGAGCCTATGGATGATCTTAATTTATGGGATATGGAAAGAGAAGCAAAAACTATACTTACTAGGCTTGGAATAACAAATTTTGAAGAGAAAGTTTCAAATTTATCTGGAGGTCAAAAAAAGAGAATTGCTTTGGCATCAGCATTAATTAGGCCTTGTGATCTTCTCATTTTAGATGAGCCTACAAATCATTTAGATAGCGAGACTATAGGATGGTTGGAAGAGTACTTAAACTCTAGAAAAGGATCACTATTGATGATAACTCATGATAGATATTTTTTAGATAGAGTAACTAATAGAATTATAGAGCTAGATAAAGGAAATTTATATAGTTATGATGGAAATTATTCGTATTTTTTAGAAAAGAAAATAGAAAGAAAAGAATTAGAAAAGTCTTCAGAAGAGAAGAGACAAAACTTTTTAAGAAATGAGCTAAAGTGGGTAAAGCGAGGTGCAAAAGCACGAAGTACTAAGCAAAAAGCTAGATTAGATAGATTTAAAGAAATATCAGAAATAAAATATGATAGTGAAGATCAGGAAGTAGATTTTGATATAAAAGGTAGTAGATTAGGTAAAAAATTAGTTGAAATTAATAATGTTTCTAAGAGTTTTGGGGATAAGAAAATAGTAAAAGATTTTTCATATATTCTTTTAAGAAAAGATAGAATAGGTATAATTGGAGAGAATGGAAGAGGAAAGTCTACATTAATGAATCTTATAGCGGGAGAATTATCTGTTGATAATGGTGAAATTATTAGAGGTGAGACAGTAAAAATAGGGTATTTTTCACAAGAAAATCGTTTTATTGATAGTGAATTAAGAGTTATTGATTATATAAGGGAAGTAGGAGAATATCTTGAAACAGCTAGTGGAGAAAAAATAACAGCATCTGCTATGTTAGAAAAATTTCTATTTACACCAGAGATTCAATATACTGAAGTAAAAAGATTATCTGGAGGAGAAAAAAGAAGATTATATTTACTTAGAGTACTTATGAGTGAACCTAACATTTTACTGTTGGATGAACCTACCAATGATTTAGATATTACGACACTTACAATTTTGGAAGATTATTTGGATTCATTTGATGGTCCGGTGATAACAGTATCTCATGATAGGTATTTTATTGATAGGATCTGTAATAAGATTTTTTATTTTAAATCAGCTAATGAAATTGATATTTTACATGGTGGATATAATGAGTATTTATTGTTTAGACAATTAGAAGAAGAAAAAGTTTCAGAAATTAAGGAAAAAAAAGAAAAACCAAAGTCTGAAAAAGCATTAAAATTTTCTTTTAATGAGCAACGAGAGTATGAAACAATAGATGAAGTTATAGAAAATTTAGAAGAAAAGATTAAAGAATTAGATAAAAGTATAGAAGAAAATGCTAGTAGTTATGGAACATTAAATGATCTTTTAAAGGAAAAAGAACAAGTAGAAAAAGAACTTAGTGAAAAGTATGATAGATGGACTTATTTAAATGAATTAGCAGAAAAAATAGAACAAGCGAAGAAGTAA